Proteins encoded by one window of Channa argus isolate prfri chromosome 1, Channa argus male v1.0, whole genome shotgun sequence:
- the lrrfip2 gene encoding leucine-rich repeat flightless-interacting protein 2 isoform X17: MGTQGSGRKRAPLKDRFSAEDEALSSIAREAEARLAAKRAARAEARDIRMRELERQQKELSYHSSSSSNRKWGQIHQWMADTEKARGSSSSRASSRHRRVCISPSYFLFVCLYFLSSFCFNPSVNLTSLMFLSVWFSAVTLFPHQQGLDDDVMSVRSYRSTSSAIRDLDSSKIRSSSRRKDALSDGLSTSSILKSSRSTSSVYNDLHGHKKSSSSKKDLLTGLYHDQRNYTSLTKTKPPPPPSASTYQPRATSSSSSTIGTGLSRSYSMLDEKCDKQYSDFSRPSSRGATPGLSAATLASLGGTSSRRGSTDTGSIYDPDTSLSELKDIYELKDQIQDVEGRYMQGLKELKESLAEVEEKYKKAMVSNAQLDNDKANLIYQVDTLKDVIEEMEEQTAEMKRELEDKSKELERQKHTCTVLQHKQEELKEGIRQRDELIEESQRMQTKLDALTREVFDLQETINWKDKKIGALERQKEYFDCIRKERDELRDELADIKGKAKAGEKHGLVIIPDGTPNGDVNHEPLSSGITVVSQEAAQVLESAGEGPLDVRLRKLAEEKDELLAQIRKLKNQFEEERQKHSKMDSAYTDGERMENGTDLHIIEMQRDANRQISEYKFKLSKAEQEIGTMEQNIIRLEGQVSRYKAAADNAEKIEDELKAEKRKLQRELRTALDKIEEMEMTNNHLVKRLEKMKANRNALLAQQ, from the exons ATGGGGACCCAAGGTTCTGGTAGAAAGCGTGCCCCACTGAAAGATCGGTTCTCAGCAGAGGATGAGGCCTTGAGTAGCATTGCTAGGGAG GCGGAGGCGAGGCTGGCAGCAAAAAGGGCAGCACGGGCAGAAGCCAGGGATATTCGAATGAGGGAACTTGAACGCCAACAGAAAGAG CTCTCTTACCACTCATCCAGCAGTAGTAACAGAAAATGGGGTCAGATTCACCAATGGATG GCTGACACAGAAAAAGCCAGAGGTTCTAGTAGTAGTAGAGCCAGCAGCCGCCATCGTCGGGTCTGTATCTCCCCCTCttactttctctttgtctgtctgtatttcctttcttctttctgctttaATCCTTCAGTTAATCTCACCTCACTCATGTTCCTCTCTGTCTGGTTTTCTGCTGTGACTCTGTTTCCACATCAACAGGGGCTGGATGATGATGTCATGTCAGTCCGCAGCTACAGG TCAACGTCCTCAGCAATACGTGACTTGGATTCTAGTAAAATTCGATCCAGCTCCCGCAGAAAGGATGCCTTG TCTGATGGCCTCTCCACTAGCTCCATCCTCAAGAGTTCCCGCTCTACT AGTTCTGTATACAATGATCTACATGGCCATAAAAAGTCTTCATCCTCGAAGAAGGACCTGCTG ACAGGATTGTACCATGATCAGAGGAACTACACCAGCCTGACGAAGACCAAACCACCTCCTCCGCCCTCCGCTTCAACCTATCAGCCTCGG GCCACCAGTTCCTCATCCTCCACCATAGGCACGGGGCTATCTCGCAGCTACAGCATG ctggatGAAAAATGTGACAAGCAGTATTCAGATTTTAGTCGG CCGTCTTCCCGTGGTGCCACCCCAGGTCTCTCAGCAGCCACTCTGGCTTCACTGGGTGGCACCTCGTCACGACGGGGCAGCACAGACACTGGGAGCATCTATGACCCTGACACAAGTCTGAGTGAACTTAAG GATATCTATGAACTAAAGGACCAGATTCAGGATGTAGAAGGGCGGTACATGCAAGGGCTTAAAGAGCTAAAG GAGTCACTTGCAGAAGTTGAGGAGAAGTATAAGAAAGCCATGGTATCAAATGCACAGCTGGACAATGACAAAGCTAACCTCATCTATCAAGTGGACACGCTGAAGGACGTCATAGAGGAAATGGAGGAACAAACAGCAGAGATGAAGAGGGAGCTGGAAGATAAGTCAAAG gaACTAGAAAGACAGAAGCACACATGTACAGTGCTGCAGCATAAACAAGAAGAACTAAAAGAGGGAATCCGCCAGAGAGATGAGCTTATAGAG GAAAGCCAGCGAATGCAGACTAAGTTAGATGCCCTCACCAGAGAGGTGTTTGACCTTCAGGAAACGATAAACTGGAAGGACAAAAAGATTGGG GCTCTAGAGAGGCAGAAAGAGTACTTTGATTGcattaggaaagagagagatgagcTCAGAGATGAGCTCGCTGACATCAAGGGGAAAGCTAAAGCAGGAGAG AAACACGGGTTGGTCATTATTCCAGATGGTACACCAAATGGAGATGTCAACCATGAGCCTCTGTCCTCAGGGATCACTGTGGTCTCCCAGGAGGCCGCCCAGGTACTGGAGTCCGCAGGAGAAGGCCCGCTGG ATGTCAGGCTACGGAAGTTGGCAGAGGAAAAGGATGAACTGTTGGCTCAGATCAGGAAGCTGAAGAATCAGTTtgaggaggagagacagaaacactCAAAGATGGACAGTGCATACACAGATGGGGAGAGGATGGAGAATGGTACAGACTTGCACATTATTGAGATGCaga GAGATGCTAACAGACAGATTAGTGAATACAAATTCAAGCTTTCTAAAGCAGAACAGGAAATTGGTACAATGGAACAAAAT ATAATCAGACTTGAAGGGCAAGTGTCCCGatacaaagcagcagcagataaTGCAGAGAAAATAGAAGACGAACTTAAAGCCGAAAAACGGAAACTGCAAAGAGAG TTACGCACAGCTCTGGATAAGATagaagagatggagatgacCAATAACCACCTAGTAAAGCGCCTGGAGAAGATGAAGGCCAACAGGAATGCCCTTCTGGCACAGCAGTGA
- the lrrfip2 gene encoding leucine-rich repeat flightless-interacting protein 2 isoform X19, translating to MGTQGSGRKRAPLKDRFSAEDEALSSIAREAEARLAAKRAARAEARDIRMRELERQQKELSYHSSSSSNRKWGQIHQWMADTEKARGSSSSRASSRHRRVCISPSYFLFVCLYFLSSFCFNPSVNLTSLMFLSVWFSAVTLFPHQQGLDDDVMSVRSYRSTSSAIRDLDSSKIRSSSRRKDALSDGLSTSSILKSSRSTSSVYNDLHGHKKSSSSKKDLLTGLYHDQRNYTSLTKTKPPPPPSASTYQPRLDEKCDKQYSDFSRPSSRGATPGLSAATLASLGGTSSRRGSTDTGSIYDPDTSLSELKDIYELKDQIQDVEGRYMQGLKELKESLAEVEEKYKKAMVSNAQLDNDKANLIYQVDTLKDVIEEMEEQTAEMKRELEDKSKELERQKHTCTVLQHKQEELKEGIRQRDELIEESQRMQTKLDALTREVFDLQETINWKDKKIGALERQKEYFDCIRKERDELRDELADIKGKAKAGEKHGLVIIPDGTPNGDVNHEPLSSGITVVSQEAAQVLESAGEGPLDVRLRKLAEEKDELLAQIRKLKNQFEEERQKHSKMDSAYTDGERMENGTDLHIIEMQRDANRQISEYKFKLSKAEQEIGTMEQNIIRLEGQVSRYKAAADNAEKIEDELKAEKRKLQRELRTALDKIEEMEMTNNHLVKRLEKMKANRNALLAQQ from the exons ATGGGGACCCAAGGTTCTGGTAGAAAGCGTGCCCCACTGAAAGATCGGTTCTCAGCAGAGGATGAGGCCTTGAGTAGCATTGCTAGGGAG GCGGAGGCGAGGCTGGCAGCAAAAAGGGCAGCACGGGCAGAAGCCAGGGATATTCGAATGAGGGAACTTGAACGCCAACAGAAAGAG CTCTCTTACCACTCATCCAGCAGTAGTAACAGAAAATGGGGTCAGATTCACCAATGGATG GCTGACACAGAAAAAGCCAGAGGTTCTAGTAGTAGTAGAGCCAGCAGCCGCCATCGTCGGGTCTGTATCTCCCCCTCttactttctctttgtctgtctgtatttcctttcttctttctgctttaATCCTTCAGTTAATCTCACCTCACTCATGTTCCTCTCTGTCTGGTTTTCTGCTGTGACTCTGTTTCCACATCAACAGGGGCTGGATGATGATGTCATGTCAGTCCGCAGCTACAGG TCAACGTCCTCAGCAATACGTGACTTGGATTCTAGTAAAATTCGATCCAGCTCCCGCAGAAAGGATGCCTTG TCTGATGGCCTCTCCACTAGCTCCATCCTCAAGAGTTCCCGCTCTACT AGTTCTGTATACAATGATCTACATGGCCATAAAAAGTCTTCATCCTCGAAGAAGGACCTGCTG ACAGGATTGTACCATGATCAGAGGAACTACACCAGCCTGACGAAGACCAAACCACCTCCTCCGCCCTCCGCTTCAACCTATCAGCCTCGG ctggatGAAAAATGTGACAAGCAGTATTCAGATTTTAGTCGG CCGTCTTCCCGTGGTGCCACCCCAGGTCTCTCAGCAGCCACTCTGGCTTCACTGGGTGGCACCTCGTCACGACGGGGCAGCACAGACACTGGGAGCATCTATGACCCTGACACAAGTCTGAGTGAACTTAAG GATATCTATGAACTAAAGGACCAGATTCAGGATGTAGAAGGGCGGTACATGCAAGGGCTTAAAGAGCTAAAG GAGTCACTTGCAGAAGTTGAGGAGAAGTATAAGAAAGCCATGGTATCAAATGCACAGCTGGACAATGACAAAGCTAACCTCATCTATCAAGTGGACACGCTGAAGGACGTCATAGAGGAAATGGAGGAACAAACAGCAGAGATGAAGAGGGAGCTGGAAGATAAGTCAAAG gaACTAGAAAGACAGAAGCACACATGTACAGTGCTGCAGCATAAACAAGAAGAACTAAAAGAGGGAATCCGCCAGAGAGATGAGCTTATAGAG GAAAGCCAGCGAATGCAGACTAAGTTAGATGCCCTCACCAGAGAGGTGTTTGACCTTCAGGAAACGATAAACTGGAAGGACAAAAAGATTGGG GCTCTAGAGAGGCAGAAAGAGTACTTTGATTGcattaggaaagagagagatgagcTCAGAGATGAGCTCGCTGACATCAAGGGGAAAGCTAAAGCAGGAGAG AAACACGGGTTGGTCATTATTCCAGATGGTACACCAAATGGAGATGTCAACCATGAGCCTCTGTCCTCAGGGATCACTGTGGTCTCCCAGGAGGCCGCCCAGGTACTGGAGTCCGCAGGAGAAGGCCCGCTGG ATGTCAGGCTACGGAAGTTGGCAGAGGAAAAGGATGAACTGTTGGCTCAGATCAGGAAGCTGAAGAATCAGTTtgaggaggagagacagaaacactCAAAGATGGACAGTGCATACACAGATGGGGAGAGGATGGAGAATGGTACAGACTTGCACATTATTGAGATGCaga GAGATGCTAACAGACAGATTAGTGAATACAAATTCAAGCTTTCTAAAGCAGAACAGGAAATTGGTACAATGGAACAAAAT ATAATCAGACTTGAAGGGCAAGTGTCCCGatacaaagcagcagcagataaTGCAGAGAAAATAGAAGACGAACTTAAAGCCGAAAAACGGAAACTGCAAAGAGAG TTACGCACAGCTCTGGATAAGATagaagagatggagatgacCAATAACCACCTAGTAAAGCGCCTGGAGAAGATGAAGGCCAACAGGAATGCCCTTCTGGCACAGCAGTGA
- the lrrfip2 gene encoding leucine-rich repeat flightless-interacting protein 2 isoform X13 produces MGTQGSGRKRAPLKDRFSAEDEALSSIAREAEARLAAKRAARAEARDIRMRELERQQKELSYHSSSSSNRKWGQIHQWMADTEKARGSSSSRASSRHRRGLDDDVMSVRSYRSDGLSTSSILKSSRSTSSVYNDLHGHKKSSSSKKDLLTGLYHDQRNYTSLTKTKPPPPPSASTYQPRATSSSSSTIGTGLSRSYSMASIYDDTGLCGSGYSSKAPSEYSWYSSGASSTHSSPVNSSDDDTVSSVSREHFNRGRRDSVSSDFSDISESAADYFSRSNRRGSIVSDLDDLSIPDLDTLDEKCDKQYSDFSRPSSRGATPGLSAATLASLGGTSSRRGSTDTGSIYDPDTSLSELKDIYELKDQIQDVEGRYMQGLKELKESLAEVEEKYKKAMVSNAQLDNDKANLIYQVDTLKDVIEEMEEQTAEMKRELEDKSKELERQKHTCTVLQHKQEELKEGIRQRDELIEESQRMQTKLDALTREVFDLQETINWKDKKIGALERQKEYFDCIRKERDELRDELADIKGKAKAGEKHGLVIIPDGTPNGDVNHEPLSSGITVVSQEAAQVLESAGEGPLDVRLRKLAEEKDELLAQIRKLKNQFEEERQKHSKMDSAYTDGERMENGTDLHIIEMQRDANRQISEYKFKLSKAEQEIGTMEQNIIRLEGQVSRYKAAADNAEKIEDELKAEKRKLQRELRTALDKIEEMEMTNNHLVKRLEKMKANRNALLAQQ; encoded by the exons ATGGGGACCCAAGGTTCTGGTAGAAAGCGTGCCCCACTGAAAGATCGGTTCTCAGCAGAGGATGAGGCCTTGAGTAGCATTGCTAGGGAG GCGGAGGCGAGGCTGGCAGCAAAAAGGGCAGCACGGGCAGAAGCCAGGGATATTCGAATGAGGGAACTTGAACGCCAACAGAAAGAG CTCTCTTACCACTCATCCAGCAGTAGTAACAGAAAATGGGGTCAGATTCACCAATGGATG GCTGACACAGAAAAAGCCAGAGGTTCTAGTAGTAGTAGAGCCAGCAGCCGCCATCGTCGG GGGCTGGATGATGATGTCATGTCAGTCCGCAGCTACAGG TCTGATGGCCTCTCCACTAGCTCCATCCTCAAGAGTTCCCGCTCTACT AGTTCTGTATACAATGATCTACATGGCCATAAAAAGTCTTCATCCTCGAAGAAGGACCTGCTG ACAGGATTGTACCATGATCAGAGGAACTACACCAGCCTGACGAAGACCAAACCACCTCCTCCGCCCTCCGCTTCAACCTATCAGCCTCGG GCCACCAGTTCCTCATCCTCCACCATAGGCACGGGGCTATCTCGCAGCTACAGCATG GCATCTATTTATGATGACACTGGTCTTTGCGGCTCGGGCTACAGTTCAAAAGCT CCCTCTGAATACAGCTGGTACTCCTCTGGAGCCAGCTCCACTCACAGCAGTCCTGTG AATTCTTCAGATGATGACACTGTCAGCAGCGTGTCCCGGGAACACTTCAACAGAGGACGCAGGGACAGTGTG TCATCTGACTTCTCAGATATTAGTGAGTCGGCTGCTGATTATTTCAGCCGCTCCAACCGAAGGGGCAGTATTGTGTCTGACCTTGATGATTTGAGCATTCCAGATCTGGACACT ctggatGAAAAATGTGACAAGCAGTATTCAGATTTTAGTCGG CCGTCTTCCCGTGGTGCCACCCCAGGTCTCTCAGCAGCCACTCTGGCTTCACTGGGTGGCACCTCGTCACGACGGGGCAGCACAGACACTGGGAGCATCTATGACCCTGACACAAGTCTGAGTGAACTTAAG GATATCTATGAACTAAAGGACCAGATTCAGGATGTAGAAGGGCGGTACATGCAAGGGCTTAAAGAGCTAAAG GAGTCACTTGCAGAAGTTGAGGAGAAGTATAAGAAAGCCATGGTATCAAATGCACAGCTGGACAATGACAAAGCTAACCTCATCTATCAAGTGGACACGCTGAAGGACGTCATAGAGGAAATGGAGGAACAAACAGCAGAGATGAAGAGGGAGCTGGAAGATAAGTCAAAG gaACTAGAAAGACAGAAGCACACATGTACAGTGCTGCAGCATAAACAAGAAGAACTAAAAGAGGGAATCCGCCAGAGAGATGAGCTTATAGAG GAAAGCCAGCGAATGCAGACTAAGTTAGATGCCCTCACCAGAGAGGTGTTTGACCTTCAGGAAACGATAAACTGGAAGGACAAAAAGATTGGG GCTCTAGAGAGGCAGAAAGAGTACTTTGATTGcattaggaaagagagagatgagcTCAGAGATGAGCTCGCTGACATCAAGGGGAAAGCTAAAGCAGGAGAG AAACACGGGTTGGTCATTATTCCAGATGGTACACCAAATGGAGATGTCAACCATGAGCCTCTGTCCTCAGGGATCACTGTGGTCTCCCAGGAGGCCGCCCAGGTACTGGAGTCCGCAGGAGAAGGCCCGCTGG ATGTCAGGCTACGGAAGTTGGCAGAGGAAAAGGATGAACTGTTGGCTCAGATCAGGAAGCTGAAGAATCAGTTtgaggaggagagacagaaacactCAAAGATGGACAGTGCATACACAGATGGGGAGAGGATGGAGAATGGTACAGACTTGCACATTATTGAGATGCaga GAGATGCTAACAGACAGATTAGTGAATACAAATTCAAGCTTTCTAAAGCAGAACAGGAAATTGGTACAATGGAACAAAAT ATAATCAGACTTGAAGGGCAAGTGTCCCGatacaaagcagcagcagataaTGCAGAGAAAATAGAAGACGAACTTAAAGCCGAAAAACGGAAACTGCAAAGAGAG TTACGCACAGCTCTGGATAAGATagaagagatggagatgacCAATAACCACCTAGTAAAGCGCCTGGAGAAGATGAAGGCCAACAGGAATGCCCTTCTGGCACAGCAGTGA
- the lrrfip2 gene encoding leucine-rich repeat flightless-interacting protein 2 isoform X15: MGTQGSGRKRAPLKDRFSAEDEALSSIAREAEARLAAKRAARAEARDIRMRELERQQKELSYHSSSSSNRKWGQIHQWMADTEKARGSSSSRASSRHRRSDGLSTSSILKSSRSTSSVYNDLHGHKKSSSSKKDLLTGLYHDQRNYTSLTKTKPPPPPSASTYQPRATSSSSSTIGTGLSRSYSMASIYDDTGLCGSGYSSKAPSEYSWYSSGASSTHSSPVNSSDDDTVSSVSREHFNRGRRDSVSSDFSDISESAADYFSRSNRRGSIVSDLDDLSIPDLDTLDEKCDKQYSDFSRPSSRGATPGLSAATLASLGGTSSRRGSTDTGSIYDPDTSLSELKDIYELKDQIQDVEGRYMQGLKELKESLAEVEEKYKKAMVSNAQLDNDKANLIYQVDTLKDVIEEMEEQTAEMKRELEDKSKELERQKHTCTVLQHKQEELKEGIRQRDELIEESQRMQTKLDALTREVFDLQETINWKDKKIGALERQKEYFDCIRKERDELRDELADIKGKAKAGEKHGLVIIPDGTPNGDVNHEPLSSGITVVSQEAAQVLESAGEGPLDVRLRKLAEEKDELLAQIRKLKNQFEEERQKHSKMDSAYTDGERMENGTDLHIIEMQRDANRQISEYKFKLSKAEQEIGTMEQNIIRLEGQVSRYKAAADNAEKIEDELKAEKRKLQRELRTALDKIEEMEMTNNHLVKRLEKMKANRNALLAQQ; this comes from the exons ATGGGGACCCAAGGTTCTGGTAGAAAGCGTGCCCCACTGAAAGATCGGTTCTCAGCAGAGGATGAGGCCTTGAGTAGCATTGCTAGGGAG GCGGAGGCGAGGCTGGCAGCAAAAAGGGCAGCACGGGCAGAAGCCAGGGATATTCGAATGAGGGAACTTGAACGCCAACAGAAAGAG CTCTCTTACCACTCATCCAGCAGTAGTAACAGAAAATGGGGTCAGATTCACCAATGGATG GCTGACACAGAAAAAGCCAGAGGTTCTAGTAGTAGTAGAGCCAGCAGCCGCCATCGTCGG TCTGATGGCCTCTCCACTAGCTCCATCCTCAAGAGTTCCCGCTCTACT AGTTCTGTATACAATGATCTACATGGCCATAAAAAGTCTTCATCCTCGAAGAAGGACCTGCTG ACAGGATTGTACCATGATCAGAGGAACTACACCAGCCTGACGAAGACCAAACCACCTCCTCCGCCCTCCGCTTCAACCTATCAGCCTCGG GCCACCAGTTCCTCATCCTCCACCATAGGCACGGGGCTATCTCGCAGCTACAGCATG GCATCTATTTATGATGACACTGGTCTTTGCGGCTCGGGCTACAGTTCAAAAGCT CCCTCTGAATACAGCTGGTACTCCTCTGGAGCCAGCTCCACTCACAGCAGTCCTGTG AATTCTTCAGATGATGACACTGTCAGCAGCGTGTCCCGGGAACACTTCAACAGAGGACGCAGGGACAGTGTG TCATCTGACTTCTCAGATATTAGTGAGTCGGCTGCTGATTATTTCAGCCGCTCCAACCGAAGGGGCAGTATTGTGTCTGACCTTGATGATTTGAGCATTCCAGATCTGGACACT ctggatGAAAAATGTGACAAGCAGTATTCAGATTTTAGTCGG CCGTCTTCCCGTGGTGCCACCCCAGGTCTCTCAGCAGCCACTCTGGCTTCACTGGGTGGCACCTCGTCACGACGGGGCAGCACAGACACTGGGAGCATCTATGACCCTGACACAAGTCTGAGTGAACTTAAG GATATCTATGAACTAAAGGACCAGATTCAGGATGTAGAAGGGCGGTACATGCAAGGGCTTAAAGAGCTAAAG GAGTCACTTGCAGAAGTTGAGGAGAAGTATAAGAAAGCCATGGTATCAAATGCACAGCTGGACAATGACAAAGCTAACCTCATCTATCAAGTGGACACGCTGAAGGACGTCATAGAGGAAATGGAGGAACAAACAGCAGAGATGAAGAGGGAGCTGGAAGATAAGTCAAAG gaACTAGAAAGACAGAAGCACACATGTACAGTGCTGCAGCATAAACAAGAAGAACTAAAAGAGGGAATCCGCCAGAGAGATGAGCTTATAGAG GAAAGCCAGCGAATGCAGACTAAGTTAGATGCCCTCACCAGAGAGGTGTTTGACCTTCAGGAAACGATAAACTGGAAGGACAAAAAGATTGGG GCTCTAGAGAGGCAGAAAGAGTACTTTGATTGcattaggaaagagagagatgagcTCAGAGATGAGCTCGCTGACATCAAGGGGAAAGCTAAAGCAGGAGAG AAACACGGGTTGGTCATTATTCCAGATGGTACACCAAATGGAGATGTCAACCATGAGCCTCTGTCCTCAGGGATCACTGTGGTCTCCCAGGAGGCCGCCCAGGTACTGGAGTCCGCAGGAGAAGGCCCGCTGG ATGTCAGGCTACGGAAGTTGGCAGAGGAAAAGGATGAACTGTTGGCTCAGATCAGGAAGCTGAAGAATCAGTTtgaggaggagagacagaaacactCAAAGATGGACAGTGCATACACAGATGGGGAGAGGATGGAGAATGGTACAGACTTGCACATTATTGAGATGCaga GAGATGCTAACAGACAGATTAGTGAATACAAATTCAAGCTTTCTAAAGCAGAACAGGAAATTGGTACAATGGAACAAAAT ATAATCAGACTTGAAGGGCAAGTGTCCCGatacaaagcagcagcagataaTGCAGAGAAAATAGAAGACGAACTTAAAGCCGAAAAACGGAAACTGCAAAGAGAG TTACGCACAGCTCTGGATAAGATagaagagatggagatgacCAATAACCACCTAGTAAAGCGCCTGGAGAAGATGAAGGCCAACAGGAATGCCCTTCTGGCACAGCAGTGA
- the lrrfip2 gene encoding leucine-rich repeat flightless-interacting protein 2 isoform X12: MGTQGSGRKRAPLKDRFSAEDEALSSIAREAEARLAAKRAARAEARDIRMRELERQQKEADTEKARGSSSSRASSRHRRGLDDDVMSVRSYRSTSSAIRDLDSSKIRSSSRRKDALSDGLSTSSILKSSRSTSSVYNDLHGHKKSSSSKKDLLTGLYHDQRNYTSLTKTKPPPPPSASTYQPRATSSSSSTIGTGLSRSYSMASIYDDTGLCGSGYSSKAPSEYSWYSSGASSTHSSPVNSSDDDTVSSVSREHFNRGRRDSVSSDFSDISESAADYFSRSNRRGSIVSDLDDLSIPDLDTLDEKCDKQYSDFSRPSSRGATPGLSAATLASLGGTSSRRGSTDTGSIYDPDTSLSELKDIYELKDQIQDVEGRYMQGLKELKESLAEVEEKYKKAMVSNAQLDNDKANLIYQVDTLKDVIEEMEEQTAEMKRELEDKSKELERQKHTCTVLQHKQEELKEGIRQRDELIEESQRMQTKLDALTREVFDLQETINWKDKKIGALERQKEYFDCIRKERDELRDELADIKGKAKAGEKHGLVIIPDGTPNGDVNHEPLSSGITVVSQEAAQVLESAGEGPLDVRLRKLAEEKDELLAQIRKLKNQFEEERQKHSKMDSAYTDGERMENGTDLHIIEMQRDANRQISEYKFKLSKAEQEIGTMEQNIIRLEGQVSRYKAAADNAEKIEDELKAEKRKLQRELRTALDKIEEMEMTNNHLVKRLEKMKANRNALLAQQ; the protein is encoded by the exons ATGGGGACCCAAGGTTCTGGTAGAAAGCGTGCCCCACTGAAAGATCGGTTCTCAGCAGAGGATGAGGCCTTGAGTAGCATTGCTAGGGAG GCGGAGGCGAGGCTGGCAGCAAAAAGGGCAGCACGGGCAGAAGCCAGGGATATTCGAATGAGGGAACTTGAACGCCAACAGAAAGAG GCTGACACAGAAAAAGCCAGAGGTTCTAGTAGTAGTAGAGCCAGCAGCCGCCATCGTCGG GGGCTGGATGATGATGTCATGTCAGTCCGCAGCTACAGG TCAACGTCCTCAGCAATACGTGACTTGGATTCTAGTAAAATTCGATCCAGCTCCCGCAGAAAGGATGCCTTG TCTGATGGCCTCTCCACTAGCTCCATCCTCAAGAGTTCCCGCTCTACT AGTTCTGTATACAATGATCTACATGGCCATAAAAAGTCTTCATCCTCGAAGAAGGACCTGCTG ACAGGATTGTACCATGATCAGAGGAACTACACCAGCCTGACGAAGACCAAACCACCTCCTCCGCCCTCCGCTTCAACCTATCAGCCTCGG GCCACCAGTTCCTCATCCTCCACCATAGGCACGGGGCTATCTCGCAGCTACAGCATG GCATCTATTTATGATGACACTGGTCTTTGCGGCTCGGGCTACAGTTCAAAAGCT CCCTCTGAATACAGCTGGTACTCCTCTGGAGCCAGCTCCACTCACAGCAGTCCTGTG AATTCTTCAGATGATGACACTGTCAGCAGCGTGTCCCGGGAACACTTCAACAGAGGACGCAGGGACAGTGTG TCATCTGACTTCTCAGATATTAGTGAGTCGGCTGCTGATTATTTCAGCCGCTCCAACCGAAGGGGCAGTATTGTGTCTGACCTTGATGATTTGAGCATTCCAGATCTGGACACT ctggatGAAAAATGTGACAAGCAGTATTCAGATTTTAGTCGG CCGTCTTCCCGTGGTGCCACCCCAGGTCTCTCAGCAGCCACTCTGGCTTCACTGGGTGGCACCTCGTCACGACGGGGCAGCACAGACACTGGGAGCATCTATGACCCTGACACAAGTCTGAGTGAACTTAAG GATATCTATGAACTAAAGGACCAGATTCAGGATGTAGAAGGGCGGTACATGCAAGGGCTTAAAGAGCTAAAG GAGTCACTTGCAGAAGTTGAGGAGAAGTATAAGAAAGCCATGGTATCAAATGCACAGCTGGACAATGACAAAGCTAACCTCATCTATCAAGTGGACACGCTGAAGGACGTCATAGAGGAAATGGAGGAACAAACAGCAGAGATGAAGAGGGAGCTGGAAGATAAGTCAAAG gaACTAGAAAGACAGAAGCACACATGTACAGTGCTGCAGCATAAACAAGAAGAACTAAAAGAGGGAATCCGCCAGAGAGATGAGCTTATAGAG GAAAGCCAGCGAATGCAGACTAAGTTAGATGCCCTCACCAGAGAGGTGTTTGACCTTCAGGAAACGATAAACTGGAAGGACAAAAAGATTGGG GCTCTAGAGAGGCAGAAAGAGTACTTTGATTGcattaggaaagagagagatgagcTCAGAGATGAGCTCGCTGACATCAAGGGGAAAGCTAAAGCAGGAGAG AAACACGGGTTGGTCATTATTCCAGATGGTACACCAAATGGAGATGTCAACCATGAGCCTCTGTCCTCAGGGATCACTGTGGTCTCCCAGGAGGCCGCCCAGGTACTGGAGTCCGCAGGAGAAGGCCCGCTGG ATGTCAGGCTACGGAAGTTGGCAGAGGAAAAGGATGAACTGTTGGCTCAGATCAGGAAGCTGAAGAATCAGTTtgaggaggagagacagaaacactCAAAGATGGACAGTGCATACACAGATGGGGAGAGGATGGAGAATGGTACAGACTTGCACATTATTGAGATGCaga GAGATGCTAACAGACAGATTAGTGAATACAAATTCAAGCTTTCTAAAGCAGAACAGGAAATTGGTACAATGGAACAAAAT ATAATCAGACTTGAAGGGCAAGTGTCCCGatacaaagcagcagcagataaTGCAGAGAAAATAGAAGACGAACTTAAAGCCGAAAAACGGAAACTGCAAAGAGAG TTACGCACAGCTCTGGATAAGATagaagagatggagatgacCAATAACCACCTAGTAAAGCGCCTGGAGAAGATGAAGGCCAACAGGAATGCCCTTCTGGCACAGCAGTGA